One segment of Anatilimnocola aggregata DNA contains the following:
- a CDS encoding MIP/aquaporin family protein encodes MLLPIPAPVLGEFFGTLTLILLGDGVVAGVLLNRSKAHSAGWIVITAGWAFAVTCGIFVSKALGGLGALNPVGPLADMVLQQMPPVDGLALVAAQMVGAFVGAVLVWLHYLPHWQVTKEQDLKLAVFCTAPAIRSPLSNLLGEFIGTFALVFIASAVGKVTKTGDGLNVVGGLEPPLIGLVVWAIGLSLGGTTGYAINPARDLAPRLAHFLLPIAGKGSSDWSYAWIPVAGPILGGVIGAFAFKLLTAG; translated from the coding sequence GTGCTTCTTCCCATTCCTGCGCCAGTTCTAGGCGAATTTTTCGGCACGCTGACGTTGATTCTGCTGGGCGATGGCGTGGTGGCCGGCGTGCTGCTGAACCGCTCGAAGGCGCACAGCGCGGGCTGGATTGTGATTACCGCGGGCTGGGCCTTTGCCGTGACCTGCGGCATTTTTGTCTCGAAGGCTTTGGGTGGTCTCGGTGCGTTGAACCCGGTGGGACCGCTGGCCGACATGGTGCTGCAGCAAATGCCGCCCGTCGACGGTCTAGCGCTCGTCGCCGCACAAATGGTTGGTGCGTTCGTCGGCGCGGTCCTGGTTTGGCTCCACTATTTGCCACACTGGCAAGTGACGAAAGAACAAGACCTGAAGTTGGCCGTCTTTTGCACCGCGCCGGCAATTCGCAGCCCGCTCTCCAATTTGTTGGGAGAGTTCATCGGTACGTTCGCGCTTGTGTTCATCGCCTCAGCTGTCGGCAAGGTGACGAAAACCGGCGACGGGCTCAACGTTGTCGGCGGCCTGGAACCGCCGCTGATTGGTCTGGTGGTTTGGGCTATCGGTCTCAGCCTGGGGGGAACCACGGGCTATGCGATTAACCCTGCCCGCGACCTGGCTCCCCGCCTAGCGCACTTTTTGCTCCCCATTGCCGGCAAAGGCTCGTCCGACTGGAGCTACGCCTGGATTCCCGTCGCCGGCCCGATCCTTGGTGGCGTTATTGGAGCGTTCGCCTTCAAATTGCTGACCGCAGGCTGA